One region of Ammospiza caudacuta isolate bAmmCau1 chromosome 22, bAmmCau1.pri, whole genome shotgun sequence genomic DNA includes:
- the LOC131567241 gene encoding chymotrypsin-C-like — translation MLGAVCLIVLLGYAYGCGQPAVPPQLSSRVVGGEDAVAHSWPWQISLQYSRYGSWYHTCGGTLIAPQWVLTAAHCISSSLTYRVVLGMQDLSEADDPGSVAVGVEKTIVHEDWDSYLIINDIALIKLAEEVQETDTVRAACLPAAGKILPNNFPCYVTGWGRIRTNGPLADALQQALLPVVDYETCSKWDWWGSYVDENMVCAGGDGVVSSCNGDSGGPLNCQRDDGIWEVEGIVSFGSALGCNTKKKPSVFTRVSAYIDWINEKMSTN, via the exons ATGCTGGGAGCCGTCTGTCTCATCGTGCTGCTGGGCTACG CCTACGGATGCGGTCAGCCGGCCGTGCCACCACAGCTGAGCTCCCGCGTGGTGGGCGGTGAAGACGCTGTAGCCCACAGCTGGCCATGGCag ATCTCGCTGCAGTACAGTCGCTATGGATCCTGGTACCACACTTGTGGTGGGACACTCATTGCCCCCCAGTGGGTGCTGACAGCTGCCCACTGCATCAG CTCTTCCCTGACCTATCGTGTAGTGCTGGGAATGCAGGACCTGTCAGAGGCTGACGATCCTGGTTCTGTGGCTGTTGGGGTGGAGAAGACCATCGTCCATGAGGATTGGGACTCCTACCTCATCAT CAACGACATTGCCCTGATCAAGCTGGCAGAGGAGGTGCAGGAGACTGACACCGTCCGTGCCGCCTGCCTGCCGGCTGCTGGCAAGATCCTGCCGAACAACTTCCCCTGCTATGTCACCGGCTGGGGACGCATCAGGA CCAACGGGCCCCTGGCTGATGCCCTGCAACAGGCTCTGCTGCCCGTGGTGGATTATGAGACCTGCTCCAAGTGGGACTGGTGGGGCAGCTATGTGGATGAAAACATGGTATGCGCCGGTGGCGATGGCGTCGTCTCTTCATGCAAT GGCGATTCTGGGGGCCCCCTGAACTGCCAGCGTGATGATGGGATCTGGGAGGTCGAGGGCATCGTCAGCtttggctctgccctgggctgcaaCACGAAAAAGAAGCCGTCAGTCTTCACCCGGGTGTCTGCCTACATCGACTGGATCAATGAG AAAATGAGCACAAACTGA